Part of the Moorella sp. E308F genome, CGAAATACTTAACGGGTTATGATATTAATGTTGAATATTATTTCCAACATCTTACATGGGAAAATGGTTTTTGGAATTATAGTATTCCAGGTACAGTAAATACAACAATTAGTATAGTGCTGCTGGCTCCTATATATTCATTATTAACAGGACTAAATGTTATTGATGTTTTTAAGGTATTTTATCAAATAATATATTCATTAGTTCCGGTGGCATTATTTGTGTTTTATTCGGTTTTGTTTGACTATAAAAAGTCTTTTTTAGCTATTGCTTTATTTATGTCAATCCCTACATTTTTTTTGGAAATGCCGGCATTAGCCAGGCAGGAAATTGCCGAGTTATTTTTTGTCTTGATCTTGCTACTTATATTTGATAAAAGTACGAAAGAGTTATCCAAAAGGATTATATTCATAGTATTTTCTTTCAGTCTAATAATTTCCCATTATGGCCTTGGATATGTTTCTATAGGATATTTAATTGTCGCTTTCATAACTTATGTTGTGATACAAAAACCCATGCTACTTCAAAGAGATAATATGTTACGACCTAACTTAATTACTATCTTTTTTGTTTTACTAATAATATGGTATATGTATATTGCAACAGGTTCCCCATTTAATGTGATGGTTGGTATTGGAAATACAATTATTCTTCATTTAAAAGACATTTTAGGCTTATCAACACGAGAAAATTTAATAAGTACTGCCATTGGTCTTGACTTTTGGCATGTATCTACTTTGGGAAAGCTCTTTAGAATAAGCCAATATCTCATAGAAATGTTTATTGTGATAGGGTATATTTCATATTATTTTTATTGTAAACACAAAAGAGAGCACATGTTATTCTTTTCATTTGCCACGGGGGCTGCATTACTTTTATTTGCATGCATTGCTATACCATATTTTTCTACATTCATGAACATCACGAGGTTTTTTCACTTTGCTCTATTTTTCCTCGCTCCTATGTTTGTTGAAGGTATCGATAGGTTTATATTATTGTGTGCTAGGATACTCAAACTGGCTAGCGATAGATTTAATGCTAAATATTTAGCTTCAAATACTTTAGCTATTGTAATTATATCTATATATTTTCTTTTTAATTCAGGATTTATCTTTGAGGTCTTTGGCTTTAAAACTTATGGGACGACAGAAATTCCATTTACTTATAGTCTTAGCGGTTATCGTATTGACGGGCCGTTTTTTACTACCCAGGAATATAATGCCTCACTTTGGGCTGATAAATATTTGCCAGCGAACGCCCGTATTTATGGTGATGAATATAGAAGACTTTTGCTAATTGATTTTAGAAATGGTAGGGTAAAAGTTTTCTCTCATCACATCGAACAGCCTTCATTTTTCTTTTTAGGGGAACTAAATACACTTAAAAATCAAGCCTCATTAATTGTTTCCCATAAAGCACAAAAACGGTTAGAAATAGTTGATTTAGATTTAATTAAAGACCTGAAAGCTCTTATTTCGTAAGCGTCAAATACAACCCACCTTGGCACAGGGCTCGCGTTTAAGGGATAATCTTCCTCAGAAAACGGACTGAGGAGGATTTCCCCTTATGACCAGAGCCGAATTACAGCAACTGTGGGAAGCTCGCATAGCCGAATACAGGGAAAGCGGGCAAAGCGTTAAAGAATGGTGCGCCTCTCATGAGGGCATTAGCCCCAGGCAGTTATGGTACTGGCTGCGAAAGTTTAAGAACCAAACCCCAACTCCTCCGGAGCTTTCCAACCGGTGGCTGCCGGTAGAAATAAGTGAGCAAGGTTCCCAAAAGCAGGCCCTACTGGTCAAAATAGGACCGGCCAGCATCGAGGTAAGACCCGGCTTTGACCCGGCCTTACTCACCCAGGTAGTACAGGTGCTGATGGCGTTATGCTAAACGAAGTGGGTATCGACCGGGTTTACCTCGCCTGCGGCGCAACAGACTTGCGCAAATCTATTGACGGCCTGGCGGTACTGGTCAAGGAAGGCTTCGAATTAGACCCTTTTTCTTCTTGCCTTTTTGTCTTCTGCAACCGTAAGAGGGACAAACTAAAGATCCTCCACTGGGAGCACAACGGGTTTTGGCTTTATTACCGCCGGCTGGAGAAGGGGAAATTCATATGGCCGCAAGACACTACTTCTTCCACCATCACCATAAGCCGCCGGGAGTTGCGCTGGTTGCTTGACGGCCTTCCCTTAAACCAGCCTAAAGCCCATCCTGAGGTAAAAGCGCGCACCATCTTGTAAAAGAAATCGCTAGAAAGAAATATTTTTTGTTTGTGGTTGATTCTAGAGGAATTCGGCTTGATTTGTCGAATCATTAAGGCATGAACACTGCTAAGTCTCTTGCTACCATGACCATAGAAGAGCTGCAAAGCCACTGCCTTCAGCTGGAAGAGCAGTGTAGGCAGCTGGAACAACAAAATGCCGAACTGACCGCTAAATTAAACTGGTTTATGGAGCAGTTCCGTTTAAGCAAGAAGCGTCAATTCGGTTCTTCCAGCGAGCGGACTGAAGCACTAAAAGAGCAACAGCTTTTGCTTTTTAATGAGGCGGAAGTGGAAGCCCGGCCGGAGGAAGCTGAGCCGGATTTGGAGACCATCACCTACCAGCGCCGTAAGACGCGCGGCCGCCGGGAGATGAACCTGGAAGATTTATCGGTTGAGGTGGTAGAACACCGCCTACCGGAAGAGGAGCGGGTCTGCCCGTGTTGCGGTGGCCCTTTACATGAAATGAGCACCGAGGTACGGCAAGAGCTCAAAATTATCCCGGCCCAGGTGAAAGTGGTTCAGCACGTGCGCTACGTCTATTCTTGCCGCCGCTGTGAGAAAGAAGAAATAACTACCCCGGTTATCACAGCGCCCATGCCTGCTCCTGTACTTCCGGGAAGCCCGGTATCTCCCTCCCTTCTTAGCTACATCATGACCCAGAAATACGGGGCAGGATTACCCCTTTACCGCCAGGAGCAGCAGTTTAAAAGTTGGGGTATAGACCTTTCCCGGCAGACCATGGCCAACTGGGTGCTCCATGGAGCTAACACCTACTTAACCCTTATTTACGACCGTCTCCATGAACACCTGCTCAAAAGAGACATTCTCCATGCCGATGAGACCACGTTGCAGGTACTTCATGAACCGGGAAGAGAGCCTACCACCAAATCATTTCTCTGGCTTTACCGCACGGGGCGGGACGGTCCCCCCATCGTCCTCTACGACTACCAGACCACCCGGGCCGGCAAACACCCCCGCCGGTTTCTAAAAGGTTTTAAGGGTTATTTGCATGTTGACGGCTATGAAGGCTACAATGGACTTTCAGAGGTCACCCTGGTGGGCTGCTGGGCCCATGCCCGGCGCAAGTTTGACGAAGCCTTAAAAGCCCTGCCGGAGGAAAAACGCCATGCAGCAGTGACAGCCCGGGAGGGGCTGGAGTTCTGCAACCGGCTTTTTGCCATAGAGCGCGAGCTTAAAGACAAAACCCCGGAAGAACGATATCAAATCCGGCAGGAGCGCAGCCGGCCCGTGCTGGACGAATTTTTAGCCTGGCTTAAGAAGCAGAAACCGCAGGTGCTGCCCAAAAGTGCCTTTGGGCGGGCGGTTTACTATTGCCTGGGCCAATGGGATAAACTTGTCGCCTTTTTACAAGACGGGCGTTTAGAAATTGATAACAACTGCAGCGAGCGTTCTATAAAGCCCTTCGTCATTGGGCGTAAGAACTGGTTATTTGCCAACACTCCGCGGGGTGCTAAAGCCAGCGCTATTGTCTACAGCATAATAGAAACAGCCAAGGAAAACGGGTTGAACCCTTTCCACTACCTTACCTACCTCTTCGAAAGGTTGCCCAACCTGGACCCGCAGGATAAAGAAGCCCTGGAACAACTCCTGCCGTGGTCGGAAACTCTGCCCCCCATTTGCCGGATGAATAATTAAGCTTGTTTTAGCCCCCATCTCAGAAATCGGTGGGGGTTCTTTATTCTTATCTTACGTAAGGGCAAAAAGTGGGTTATATTTGACGCTTACCTTNNNNNNNNN contains:
- a CDS encoding DUF2206 domain-containing protein, which codes for MFLIKSQKLQRKDLMFIAVFFLVTIEFILLEHSGIHLFGLRQVFSFIFFTYIPGYLLLHILKFNIDDKIKLILFSVGLSISYLMITALLINLIYPLFGISKPITFWPVLVSCIVTTFLLLVICSFYMRKENNIYPDKVSQMIKTTSYEKILPIYVVLLSILAAYYIRNLENNIIALCFIVLVEGLFVFYTFKNSTRETLSLIIYSISLAMLLVNVLYSKYLTGYDINVEYYFQHLTWENGFWNYSIPGTVNTTISIVLLAPIYSLLTGLNVIDVFKVFYQIIYSLVPVALFVFYSVLFDYKKSFLAIALFMSIPTFFLEMPALARQEIAELFFVLILLLIFDKSTKELSKRIIFIVFSFSLIISHYGLGYVSIGYLIVAFITYVVIQKPMLLQRDNMLRPNLITIFFVLLIIWYMYIATGSPFNVMVGIGNTIILHLKDILGLSTRENLISTAIGLDFWHVSTLGKLFRISQYLIEMFIVIGYISYYFYCKHKREHMLFFSFATGAALLLFACIAIPYFSTFMNITRFFHFALFFLAPMFVEGIDRFILLCARILKLASDRFNAKYLASNTLAIVIISIYFLFNSGFIFEVFGFKTYGTTEIPFTYSLSGYRIDGPFFTTQEYNASLWADKYLPANARIYGDEYRRLLLIDFRNGRVKVFSHHIEQPSFFFLGELNTLKNQASLIVSHKAQKRLEIVDLDLIKDLKALIS
- the tnpA gene encoding IS66 family insertion sequence element accessory protein TnpA, with amino-acid sequence MTRAELQQLWEARIAEYRESGQSVKEWCASHEGISPRQLWYWLRKFKNQTPTPPELSNRWLPVEISEQGSQKQALLVKIGPASIEVRPGFDPALLTQVVQVLMALC
- the tnpB gene encoding IS66 family insertion sequence element accessory protein TnpB (TnpB, as the term is used for proteins encoded by IS66 family insertion elements, is considered an accessory protein, since TnpC, encoded by a neighboring gene, is a DDE family transposase.) codes for the protein MLNEVGIDRVYLACGATDLRKSIDGLAVLVKEGFELDPFSSCLFVFCNRKRDKLKILHWEHNGFWLYYRRLEKGKFIWPQDTTSSTITISRRELRWLLDGLPLNQPKAHPEVKARTIL
- the tnpC gene encoding IS66 family transposase, whose translation is MNTAKSLATMTIEELQSHCLQLEEQCRQLEQQNAELTAKLNWFMEQFRLSKKRQFGSSSERTEALKEQQLLLFNEAEVEARPEEAEPDLETITYQRRKTRGRREMNLEDLSVEVVEHRLPEEERVCPCCGGPLHEMSTEVRQELKIIPAQVKVVQHVRYVYSCRRCEKEEITTPVITAPMPAPVLPGSPVSPSLLSYIMTQKYGAGLPLYRQEQQFKSWGIDLSRQTMANWVLHGANTYLTLIYDRLHEHLLKRDILHADETTLQVLHEPGREPTTKSFLWLYRTGRDGPPIVLYDYQTTRAGKHPRRFLKGFKGYLHVDGYEGYNGLSEVTLVGCWAHARRKFDEALKALPEEKRHAAVTAREGLEFCNRLFAIERELKDKTPEERYQIRQERSRPVLDEFLAWLKKQKPQVLPKSAFGRAVYYCLGQWDKLVAFLQDGRLEIDNNCSERSIKPFVIGRKNWLFANTPRGAKASAIVYSIIETAKENGLNPFHYLTYLFERLPNLDPQDKEALEQLLPWSETLPPICRMNN